A genomic region of Streptomyces rimosus contains the following coding sequences:
- a CDS encoding carbohydrate ABC transporter permease translates to MSVQTTETPAATGRDGAGGKGRKGGGSGEGRVLNVFSHGVLIIWGLLVTMPLLWAVISSFKDDGEIFGSPWGLPSALHFDNWARAWDKANMGQYFFNSLIVVGGSLIGTMLLGSMAAYVLARFDFPGNRFIYFLFVGGMGFPIILALVPLFFVMKNMALLDTYHGLILVYIGYSLPFTVFFLSGFFRTLPTSVAEAALIDGASHTRTFFQVMLPMAKPGLISVGIFNFLGQWNQYLLPTVLNVGDPDKKVLTQGLVALAVSQGYKGDWSGLFAGLTIAMLPVLGAYIIFQRQVVAGLTAGALK, encoded by the coding sequence ATGAGCGTGCAGACCACCGAGACCCCGGCCGCGACGGGCCGGGACGGCGCGGGCGGCAAGGGCCGCAAGGGCGGCGGAAGCGGTGAGGGCCGCGTCCTGAACGTCTTCTCGCACGGCGTCCTGATCATCTGGGGCCTGCTGGTCACCATGCCGCTGCTGTGGGCGGTGATCAGCTCCTTCAAGGACGACGGGGAGATCTTCGGCTCGCCCTGGGGCCTGCCGTCGGCGCTGCACTTCGACAACTGGGCGCGCGCCTGGGACAAGGCCAACATGGGCCAGTACTTCTTCAACTCGCTGATCGTGGTGGGTGGTTCACTGATCGGCACGATGCTGCTGGGCTCGATGGCGGCGTACGTACTGGCCCGGTTCGACTTTCCGGGCAACCGCTTCATCTACTTCCTGTTCGTGGGCGGGATGGGCTTCCCGATCATCCTGGCGCTGGTCCCGCTGTTCTTCGTCATGAAGAACATGGCCCTGCTGGACACCTACCACGGCCTGATCCTGGTCTACATCGGGTACTCCCTGCCGTTCACCGTCTTCTTCCTCAGCGGGTTCTTCAGAACGCTGCCGACGTCGGTGGCGGAGGCCGCGCTCATCGACGGCGCCTCCCACACGCGTACGTTCTTCCAGGTCATGCTGCCGATGGCCAAGCCGGGCCTGATCAGCGTCGGCATCTTCAACTTCCTGGGGCAGTGGAACCAGTACCTGCTGCCGACGGTGCTCAACGTCGGCGACCCGGACAAGAAGGTGCTGACGCAGGGCCTGGTCGCGCTGGCGGTCAGCCAGGGGTACAAGGGCGACTGGTCCGGCCTGTTCGCGGGCCTGACCATCGCGATGCTGCCGGTGCTCGGCGCGTACATCATCTTCCAGCGGCAGGTGGTGGCGGGCCTGACGGCGGGGGCGCTGAAGTAG
- a CDS encoding ROK family transcriptional regulator yields the protein METPGSQSSLHRANLERVVRAVRMAGSLTQAEIARTTGLSAATVSNIVRELKDAGTVEVTPTSAGGRRARSVSLSGDAGIVVGVDFGHSHLRVAVGNLAHQVLAEETEPIDVDASAAEGFDRAERLVNRLIETTGVGAGKVIGVGLGVPGPIDVESGTLGSTAILPGWSGTNPSEELAGRLGVGVYVDNDANLGALGELVWGSGRGAADLAYIKVASGVGAGLVISGQIYRGPGGTAGEIGHITLDESGPVCRCGNRGCLETFTAARYVLPLLQPSHGPDLTMAEVVRLAREGDPGCRRVIGDVGRHIGSGVANLCNLLNPSRVVLGGDLAEAGELVLGPIRESVSRYAIPSAARQLSIVPGTLGGRAEVLGALALVLSEMGDSTLLDGTLPADAAVPSGTRTAPGVPAVAGARPAGGTGTSAIA from the coding sequence ATGGAGACTCCGGGTTCGCAGTCCTCGCTGCACCGGGCCAATCTGGAGCGGGTCGTACGCGCGGTGCGCATGGCGGGATCGCTCACCCAGGCGGAGATCGCCCGGACCACGGGTCTGTCGGCGGCCACGGTCTCCAACATCGTGCGGGAACTGAAGGACGCCGGGACCGTCGAGGTCACGCCGACCTCGGCGGGCGGCCGCCGGGCCCGCAGCGTCTCGCTCTCCGGTGACGCCGGGATCGTCGTCGGGGTCGACTTCGGCCACTCCCACCTGCGCGTCGCGGTCGGCAACCTCGCCCACCAGGTGCTGGCCGAGGAGACCGAGCCGATCGATGTGGACGCCTCCGCCGCGGAGGGCTTCGACCGGGCCGAGCGCCTGGTCAACCGGCTGATCGAGACGACCGGCGTGGGCGCGGGCAAGGTCATCGGGGTGGGCCTCGGCGTCCCCGGGCCCATTGATGTCGAGTCCGGCACGCTCGGCTCGACCGCGATCCTGCCCGGCTGGAGCGGCACGAACCCGAGCGAGGAGCTGGCCGGGCGGCTCGGCGTCGGGGTGTACGTGGACAACGACGCCAACCTCGGCGCGCTCGGCGAGCTGGTGTGGGGCAGCGGACGCGGCGCCGCCGACCTCGCGTACATCAAGGTCGCCAGCGGCGTCGGCGCCGGTCTGGTCATCAGCGGCCAGATCTACCGGGGCCCCGGCGGCACGGCCGGCGAGATCGGGCACATCACGCTGGACGAGTCCGGGCCGGTGTGCCGCTGCGGCAACCGCGGCTGCCTGGAGACCTTCACCGCCGCGCGGTACGTGCTCCCCCTGCTCCAGCCCAGCCACGGGCCTGACCTGACCATGGCGGAGGTGGTCCGGCTGGCCCGGGAGGGCGACCCCGGGTGCCGGCGGGTGATCGGGGACGTGGGGCGGCACATCGGCAGCGGCGTGGCCAACCTGTGCAACCTGCTCAACCCGAGCCGGGTGGTGCTCGGCGGCGACCTGGCGGAGGCCGGGGAGCTGGTGCTCGGGCCGATCAGGGAATCGGTGTCGCGGTACGCGATCCCCAGCGCCGCGCGGCAGTTGAGCATCGTGCCCGGGACGCTGGGCGGGCGCGCGGAGGTGCTGGGCGCGCTCGCGCTCGTCCTGAGCGAGATGGGGGACTCGACGCTGCTGGACGGCACGCTGCCCGCCGACGCAGCGGTGCCGTCGGGTACGCGTACGGCTCCCGGAGTGCCCGCCGTGGCCGGTGCCCGGCCGGCCGGTGGCACCGGTACCTCGGCCATTGCCTGA
- a CDS encoding FG-GAP repeat domain-containing protein: MAKLPGRKRGRAVSRLAVAAIAAALVGTSASAAVADAPVPAPVKNVDISKLAQAAPKAGAGAKSRATARAAATAEAPVFGLFGIQRSDGFLYQYLPDGTGGLDERTFVTSDWDLLKAAATVDHSGDGVGDGMWAWDKAGNLYFNSDSESRTVGGGWNIYDKVLSPGNLGGGTAYDIIARDKSGVLWIYLGYDNGQVTSRVKVGGGWNAYTEISGKGDLTGDGKADIVARDSSGVLWLYKGTGDYKAPFAPRVKIGAGWNAYNALVSVGDVDLDGRADLLARDTDGKLWLYKGDGGNQDPFESRKQIGFGYNIYSWMF; this comes from the coding sequence GTGGCCAAACTTCCCGGCCGTAAGCGCGGGCGCGCCGTATCGCGCCTGGCTGTCGCGGCGATCGCCGCCGCCCTGGTCGGCACCAGTGCCTCAGCCGCGGTGGCGGACGCGCCGGTCCCCGCCCCCGTGAAGAACGTCGACATCAGCAAGCTGGCGCAGGCGGCGCCGAAGGCCGGCGCCGGGGCCAAGTCCCGCGCCACGGCCCGTGCGGCGGCGACCGCCGAGGCCCCCGTGTTCGGCCTGTTCGGCATCCAGCGCTCCGACGGCTTCCTTTACCAGTACCTGCCGGACGGCACCGGTGGCCTGGACGAGCGCACGTTCGTCACCAGCGACTGGGACCTGCTCAAGGCCGCGGCCACGGTCGACCACAGCGGTGACGGCGTGGGCGACGGCATGTGGGCCTGGGACAAGGCCGGCAACCTGTACTTCAACTCGGACTCCGAGAGCCGTACGGTCGGCGGCGGCTGGAACATCTACGACAAGGTCCTGTCCCCGGGCAACCTCGGCGGCGGTACCGCCTACGACATCATCGCGCGCGACAAGTCGGGCGTGCTGTGGATCTACCTCGGCTACGACAACGGCCAGGTCACCTCGCGCGTCAAGGTTGGCGGCGGCTGGAACGCCTACACCGAGATCTCCGGCAAGGGCGACCTGACCGGCGACGGCAAGGCCGACATCGTGGCCCGGGACTCCTCCGGCGTCCTGTGGCTCTACAAGGGCACCGGCGACTACAAGGCGCCGTTCGCCCCGCGCGTCAAGATCGGCGCGGGCTGGAACGCGTACAACGCCCTCGTCTCGGTCGGCGATGTGGACCTCGACGGCCGCGCGGACCTGCTGGCACGCGACACCGACGGCAAGCTGTGGCTCTACAAGGGCGACGGCGGCAACCAGGACCCCTTCGAGTCCCGCAAGCAGATCGGTTTCGGCTACAACATCTACAGCTGGATGTTCTAG
- a CDS encoding substrate-binding domain-containing protein, translated as MNTHLRRAAVATAAVSMALGLAACGSAKEAGGDSDTKKDKKGPLTIGLLLPENQTARYERFDKPLIEKKIRELAGKDTEILYDNAKQDPSVQQQQVDTMITKKVDALILDAVDAKSIAASVKKANDKGIPVVAYDRLAEGPIKAYTSVDNERVGRIQGESLLKELGDKAGQGEIVMMNGSITDPNAKMYKDGAHSVLDGKVKIGKEYDTKEWKPENANENMKGAISSLGKDKIIGVYSANDGMAGGIITALKSAGFTKLPPVTGQDAELSAVQRILTGEQFMSVYKPYQPEADAAASMAVALAQGKKLDGIAKSTVDSATEKKVPSVIVTPFALTKADISKYVGQEGFFTKAEICTAKFQSACAEAGLK; from the coding sequence GTGAACACGCATCTGCGTCGTGCCGCCGTGGCCACTGCCGCCGTCTCCATGGCCCTCGGTCTCGCCGCCTGCGGCTCCGCCAAGGAAGCCGGCGGCGACTCGGACACCAAGAAGGACAAGAAGGGGCCGCTGACCATCGGCCTCCTGCTGCCCGAGAACCAGACCGCGCGCTACGAGCGGTTCGACAAGCCGCTGATCGAGAAGAAGATCCGCGAGCTGGCGGGCAAGGACACCGAGATCCTCTACGACAACGCCAAGCAGGACCCTTCCGTCCAGCAGCAGCAGGTCGACACGATGATCACCAAGAAGGTCGACGCGCTGATCCTGGACGCGGTGGACGCCAAGTCCATCGCCGCCTCCGTCAAGAAGGCGAACGACAAGGGCATACCCGTGGTGGCCTACGACCGGCTGGCCGAGGGCCCGATCAAGGCGTACACCTCCGTCGACAACGAGCGCGTCGGGCGGATCCAGGGCGAGTCGCTCCTGAAGGAGCTGGGCGACAAGGCGGGCCAGGGCGAGATCGTCATGATGAACGGGTCCATCACCGACCCGAACGCCAAGATGTACAAGGACGGCGCGCACTCCGTACTCGACGGCAAGGTCAAGATCGGCAAGGAGTACGACACCAAGGAGTGGAAGCCGGAGAACGCCAACGAGAACATGAAGGGCGCCATCTCCTCGCTCGGCAAGGACAAGATCATCGGCGTCTACTCCGCCAACGACGGTATGGCGGGCGGCATCATCACCGCCCTCAAGAGCGCCGGATTCACCAAGCTGCCGCCGGTCACCGGCCAGGACGCGGAGCTCTCCGCCGTCCAGCGCATCCTCACCGGCGAGCAGTTCATGAGCGTCTACAAGCCCTACCAGCCGGAGGCCGACGCCGCCGCGTCGATGGCCGTCGCGCTCGCCCAGGGCAAGAAGCTCGACGGGATCGCCAAGTCCACCGTCGACAGCGCCACCGAGAAGAAGGTGCCGTCCGTCATCGTGACGCCCTTCGCGCTCACCAAGGCGGATATTTCCAAGTATGTCGGCCAGGAAGGTTTCTTCACCAAGGCCGAGATCTGCACCGCCAAGTTCCAGTCCGCCTGCGCCGAGGCCGGCCTGAAGTAG
- the ngcE gene encoding N-acetylglucosamine/diacetylchitobiose ABC transporter substrate-binding protein, whose amino-acid sequence MGSTSDFSRRALIKRAAALGIVTVPAMSALSACASSGGDGGEKAEKGQKSAKNPLAVNESAALDVVIFDGGFGDKYAKDAQAEYVAAFPKTKGKVKLASTQKIQSTLQPRFNGGNPPDLVDNSGAEQMDFGTLVSKNQLADLTPLLDAPSIDDPNKKVRDTLRPGVVEMGQFGGKETWIMYYAYTVYGVWYSKTNLQKVADAEYPKTWDEMLAVCEKAKKKGVAGWTYPGKYPYYLPFSLYPFIAKIGGAEVLRKIDNLEPNAWKDPAVKAAFDAYYELYKKGYVLKGSPGLDHLQSQKAWAEGKALFIPNGSWVENESAKQIEKNPDFQLSVGAPSSLSSSDKMPFGTIWASGGEPYIVPREAKNAPGGMEMLRIMLSKKSSQNFIKQVSSLTSLNGGTEGLKLPPGLDSAQQALRTAGQNIVNPRLQDWYVALQKEKIGVGALGEMMAGRMTPDEAITKIQKYADETREDSSVKKYKR is encoded by the coding sequence ATGGGATCCACCTCAGATTTCAGCCGCCGTGCCCTGATCAAGCGGGCCGCGGCGCTCGGAATCGTCACCGTGCCGGCCATGAGCGCCCTGTCGGCGTGTGCCAGCAGTGGTGGCGACGGCGGTGAGAAGGCCGAGAAGGGGCAGAAGTCCGCCAAGAATCCGCTCGCGGTCAATGAGAGCGCCGCCCTCGACGTCGTCATCTTCGACGGCGGATTCGGCGACAAATACGCGAAGGACGCCCAGGCCGAATACGTCGCCGCCTTCCCCAAGACCAAGGGCAAGGTCAAGCTCGCCTCCACCCAGAAGATCCAGTCCACCCTCCAGCCGCGGTTCAACGGCGGCAACCCGCCGGACCTGGTGGACAACTCCGGCGCGGAACAGATGGACTTCGGCACACTGGTGTCGAAGAACCAGCTCGCCGACCTCACCCCGCTGCTCGACGCCCCGTCGATCGACGACCCGAACAAGAAGGTGCGCGACACGCTGCGCCCCGGTGTCGTCGAGATGGGCCAGTTCGGCGGCAAGGAAACCTGGATCATGTACTACGCGTACACGGTCTACGGCGTCTGGTACTCCAAGACGAACCTCCAGAAGGTCGCCGACGCGGAATACCCGAAGACCTGGGACGAGATGCTCGCGGTGTGCGAGAAGGCGAAGAAGAAGGGCGTCGCCGGGTGGACCTACCCCGGCAAGTACCCGTACTACCTCCCCTTCAGCCTCTACCCGTTCATCGCCAAGATCGGCGGCGCGGAAGTACTCCGGAAGATCGACAACCTGGAGCCGAACGCCTGGAAGGACCCGGCCGTCAAGGCGGCCTTCGACGCGTACTACGAGCTGTACAAGAAGGGGTATGTCCTCAAGGGCTCGCCGGGCCTGGACCACCTCCAGTCGCAGAAGGCGTGGGCCGAGGGCAAGGCGCTGTTCATACCCAACGGGTCGTGGGTCGAGAACGAGTCGGCCAAGCAGATCGAGAAGAACCCGGACTTCCAGCTCTCGGTCGGCGCGCCGTCCAGCCTCTCGTCCTCCGACAAGATGCCGTTCGGCACGATCTGGGCCTCCGGCGGCGAGCCGTACATCGTGCCCCGGGAAGCCAAGAACGCACCCGGCGGCATGGAAATGCTGCGCATCATGCTCAGCAAGAAGTCCTCGCAGAACTTCATCAAGCAGGTCTCCTCGCTCACCTCGCTCAACGGCGGTACGGAGGGCCTGAAGCTGCCCCCGGGCCTGGACTCGGCGCAGCAGGCGCTGCGGACGGCGGGTCAGAACATCGTCAACCCGCGGTTGCAGGACTGGTACGTGGCGCTGCAGAAGGAGAAGATCGGCGTCGGCGCGCTGGGCGAGATGATGGCGGGCCGCATGACTCCCGACGAGGCGATCACCAAGATCCAGAAGTACGCGGACGAGACGCGCGAGGACAGCAGCGTCAAGAAGTACAAGCGCTGA
- a CDS encoding carbohydrate ABC transporter permease, with protein sequence MQHGKYRFIVGFLVIPLAIYAIFVISPFVQAIYYSFTDWTGLSSDMKMVGFDNYARLFKDSVFWAAVGNSVTLLLLLPVVTLSLGLFFAFMLNVGGRRRKKAVIGGVRGSGTYKILYFFPQVLSIPIVALLFQFAYNPESGALNAFFQAIGLDSVQPDWLGDPQIALWCIMGAMIWANVGFYVVLFSAGMSSIPKDFYEAALLDGANRFNTFFRITLPLLWDTVQTGWIYMGILALDVSAFAFVQIMSVGPGGPDYSTEVLPLYVYQKTFRDGQAGYATSIGVSLLIVTLIFSAIVMRLGRRERLEF encoded by the coding sequence ATGCAGCACGGTAAATACCGCTTCATAGTGGGGTTCCTGGTCATCCCGCTGGCGATATACGCGATCTTCGTGATATCGCCGTTCGTGCAGGCGATCTACTACTCCTTCACGGACTGGACCGGCCTGAGCTCGGACATGAAAATGGTCGGGTTCGACAACTACGCGCGCCTCTTCAAGGACAGCGTTTTCTGGGCCGCGGTGGGAAACAGTGTGACGCTGTTGCTGCTGCTGCCGGTGGTGACGCTCTCGCTCGGGCTCTTCTTCGCCTTCATGCTCAACGTCGGTGGCCGCCGCAGAAAGAAGGCGGTCATCGGCGGGGTGCGCGGATCGGGCACGTACAAGATTCTCTACTTCTTCCCGCAGGTGCTGTCGATCCCGATCGTCGCCCTGCTCTTCCAGTTCGCGTACAACCCGGAGAGCGGCGCGCTGAACGCGTTCTTCCAGGCGATCGGACTGGACAGCGTGCAGCCCGACTGGCTGGGCGATCCGCAGATCGCGCTCTGGTGCATCATGGGCGCGATGATCTGGGCCAATGTCGGCTTCTACGTCGTGCTCTTCTCGGCCGGCATGAGTTCCATACCGAAGGACTTCTACGAGGCCGCGCTGCTGGACGGAGCCAACCGGTTCAACACGTTCTTCCGGATCACCCTGCCGCTGCTCTGGGACACGGTGCAGACCGGCTGGATCTATATGGGCATTCTGGCGCTGGACGTGTCGGCCTTCGCGTTCGTGCAGATCATGAGCGTCGGGCCGGGCGGCCCCGACTACTCCACCGAGGTCCTGCCGCTGTACGTCTATCAGAAGACCTTCCGCGACGGTCAGGCCGGTTACGCCACCTCGATCGGCGTTTCCCTGCTGATAGTGACCCTGATCTTCTCGGCCATCGTCATGCGGCTGGGCCGGCGCGAGCGACTGGAGTTCTGA
- a CDS encoding GH92 family glycosyl hydrolase: MRLRHRHRSLPGTARPVALAVAALLVLTAYAPAVAAPPGKPPGERQFSSSFETGDPQPAWLDTVETGPDGTGKTSGVGPESGPGAGMSSHPDSGPTASPTARTNAGFSGLRALRYAGTHTASGRGYSYNKVFDVDLPVTAATSLSYKIFPEMAATDLGYPATHVALDLAFTDGTYLSELGAADQNGAPLTPRGQAAAKTLYVNQWNHRQSRIGAVAAGKTVDRILIAYDSPAAPKATPVFRGWVDDITLGPAAREKPPTHFADHVATTRGTNSSGSFSRGNTFPATAVPHGFNFWTPVTNAGSTDWLYEYARKNNAANLPTLQAFAASHEPSPWMGDRQTFQVMPSTAAGTPDAGRTARALPFHHTNETAKPHHYGVTFDNGLRADIAPADHAALMRFTFPGDDANLIFDNVNNNGGLTLDTARGVVTGFSDVRSNLSTGATRLFVYGVLDAPVTAGGKLSGGGGPDVTGYLKLRPGADRTVTLRIATSLIGVDQARANLEREVPAGDSFERVRDRARAQWDGILGRIEVEGASRDRLVTLYSNLYRLYLYPNSGHEQVGSRARYASPFSPRTGPDTPDRTGAKIVDGEVYVNNGFWDTYRTTWPAYSLLTPRQAGKMVDGFVQQYKDGGWISRWSSPGYADLMTGTSSDVAFADAYAKGVKFDAAAAYEAAVKNATVAPPSPGVGRKGMATSPFRGYTSTDTKEGMSWALEGYLNDYGIARMGQALYAKTKNPRYKEESAYFLNRARDYVKHFDDKVGFFQGKDAAGNWRLPPDRFDPRVWGHDYTETNAWTFAFTAPQDTRGLANLYGGRAGLAKKLDAYFATPETAAKEFAGSYNNVIHEMTEARDTRMGMYGHSNQPSHHIAYAYDAAGQPWKTQEKVREVLSRLYLGSEIGQGYPGDEDNGEMSAWYVFSALGFYPLVMGSPEYAIGSPLFTEATVHLENGRDLVVKAPRNSARNVYVQGLRVNGKPWNSTALPHALLARGGTLEFAMGPRPSSWGTGEHAAPSSITHDDRVPVPDGDLTTPGGSPLLDDTSATSASFESVPVTLPSAARVTSYTLTSAAKGDAPGAWVLEGLDRHGKWRTLDRRTHETFSWDRQTRIFTVKSPGSYQRYRLTPANPASLAEFELIGPKRAVFRTD, from the coding sequence GTGCGGCTCAGACACCGGCACAGATCCCTGCCCGGCACGGCCCGCCCCGTCGCACTCGCGGTGGCGGCCCTGCTCGTCCTGACGGCGTACGCCCCGGCCGTCGCGGCCCCGCCCGGAAAGCCCCCGGGCGAGCGGCAGTTCAGCTCCTCCTTCGAGACCGGCGATCCGCAGCCCGCCTGGCTGGACACGGTCGAAACCGGCCCGGACGGCACTGGGAAGACCTCCGGAGTGGGCCCCGAGAGCGGTCCGGGCGCCGGCATGAGCAGCCACCCCGACTCCGGCCCCACCGCCTCCCCCACCGCGAGGACGAACGCCGGCTTCAGCGGGCTGCGGGCGCTGCGGTACGCGGGCACCCACACCGCGTCCGGCCGCGGCTACTCGTACAACAAGGTCTTCGACGTCGACCTGCCGGTCACGGCCGCCACCTCGCTGTCGTACAAGATCTTCCCCGAGATGGCCGCCACCGACCTGGGCTACCCCGCCACCCACGTCGCGCTCGACCTGGCCTTCACCGACGGCACGTACCTCAGCGAGCTGGGCGCCGCCGACCAGAACGGCGCGCCGCTCACCCCGCGCGGCCAGGCCGCCGCCAAGACGCTCTACGTCAACCAGTGGAACCACCGCCAGTCGCGCATCGGCGCCGTCGCGGCGGGCAAGACCGTCGATCGCATCCTGATCGCGTACGACTCCCCGGCCGCGCCGAAGGCCACACCGGTCTTCCGCGGCTGGGTCGACGACATCACCCTGGGCCCCGCGGCCCGGGAGAAGCCGCCCACCCACTTCGCCGACCACGTGGCGACCACCCGCGGCACGAACTCCAGCGGCAGCTTCTCGCGCGGCAACACCTTCCCGGCCACCGCCGTGCCGCACGGCTTCAACTTCTGGACGCCGGTGACCAACGCGGGCTCCACCGACTGGCTGTACGAGTACGCGCGGAAGAACAACGCCGCCAACCTGCCCACCCTCCAGGCGTTCGCCGCCAGCCACGAGCCGAGCCCCTGGATGGGCGACCGGCAGACCTTCCAGGTCATGCCGTCCACCGCGGCCGGCACCCCGGACGCCGGCCGGACCGCCCGCGCCCTGCCCTTCCACCACACCAACGAGACCGCGAAACCGCACCACTACGGCGTCACCTTCGACAACGGCCTCCGGGCGGACATCGCCCCTGCGGACCACGCGGCGCTGATGCGCTTCACCTTCCCCGGCGACGACGCGAACCTGATCTTCGACAACGTCAACAACAACGGCGGGCTCACCCTGGACACCGCGCGGGGCGTCGTCACCGGCTTCTCCGACGTCCGGAGCAACCTGTCGACCGGCGCCACCCGACTGTTCGTGTACGGCGTGCTCGACGCGCCGGTCACCGCGGGCGGCAAGCTGAGCGGCGGCGGTGGCCCGGACGTCACGGGCTACCTGAAACTGCGGCCCGGCGCGGACCGTACGGTCACGCTGCGCATCGCCACCTCGCTGATCGGCGTCGACCAGGCGCGCGCGAACCTGGAGCGCGAGGTCCCGGCGGGCGACTCCTTCGAGCGGGTCCGGGACCGCGCGCGTGCCCAGTGGGACGGCATCCTCGGCCGTATCGAGGTCGAGGGCGCGAGCCGGGACCGCCTCGTCACCCTCTATTCCAACCTCTACCGGCTCTACCTCTACCCCAACTCCGGCCATGAGCAGGTCGGTTCGCGCGCCCGCTACGCGAGCCCCTTCTCGCCGCGGACCGGCCCGGACACCCCGGACCGCACCGGAGCGAAGATCGTCGACGGTGAGGTCTACGTCAACAACGGCTTCTGGGACACCTACCGCACCACGTGGCCCGCCTATTCCCTGCTCACTCCGCGCCAGGCGGGGAAAATGGTGGACGGTTTCGTCCAGCAGTACAAGGACGGCGGCTGGATCTCCCGCTGGTCCTCCCCCGGTTACGCGGACCTGATGACCGGTACGAGTTCGGACGTGGCCTTCGCCGACGCCTATGCGAAGGGCGTGAAGTTCGATGCCGCCGCGGCCTATGAGGCGGCGGTGAAGAACGCCACCGTCGCCCCGCCCAGCCCCGGAGTCGGCCGTAAGGGCATGGCCACCTCGCCCTTCCGCGGCTATACGAGCACGGACACCAAGGAAGGCATGTCCTGGGCGCTGGAGGGCTACCTCAACGACTACGGCATCGCCCGTATGGGACAGGCGCTGTACGCGAAGACGAAGAACCCGCGTTACAAGGAGGAGTCCGCGTACTTCCTCAACCGCGCCCGCGATTACGTCAAGCACTTCGACGACAAGGTCGGCTTCTTCCAGGGCAAGGACGCGGCCGGGAACTGGCGGCTGCCCCCGGACCGTTTCGACCCGCGCGTCTGGGGCCACGACTACACCGAGACCAACGCCTGGACCTTCGCCTTCACCGCGCCGCAGGACACCCGCGGCCTGGCCAACCTGTACGGCGGCCGGGCGGGTCTGGCGAAGAAGCTGGACGCGTACTTCGCCACCCCGGAAACCGCGGCGAAGGAATTCGCCGGCTCGTACAACAACGTCATCCACGAGATGACCGAGGCCCGGGACACCCGGATGGGCATGTACGGGCACAGCAACCAGCCGTCGCACCACATCGCGTACGCCTATGACGCGGCCGGGCAGCCGTGGAAGACCCAGGAGAAGGTGCGTGAGGTGCTCTCCCGCCTCTATCTGGGCAGCGAGATCGGCCAGGGATATCCGGGCGACGAGGACAACGGCGAGATGTCCGCGTGGTACGTGTTCAGCGCGCTCGGGTTCTATCCGCTGGTGATGGGCTCGCCCGAATACGCCATCGGCTCCCCGCTGTTCACCGAGGCCACCGTCCACCTGGAGAACGGCCGCGATCTCGTCGTCAAGGCGCCGCGCAACAGCGCGCGCAATGTGTACGTCCAAGGGCTGCGGGTCAACGGAAAGCCGTGGAATTCGACGGCGCTGCCCCATGCCCTGCTCGCCCGCGGCGGCACCCTGGAATTCGCGATGGGGCCGCGCCCGTCCTCCTGGGGCACGGGCGAGCACGCGGCGCCGTCGTCCATCACGCACGACGACCGGGTGCCCGTGCCCGACGGCGACCTGACGACGCCGGGCGGCAGCCCGCTGCTGGACGACACGTCGGCCACCTCGGCATCCTTCGAGTCCGTCCCGGTCACGCTCCCGTCGGCGGCGCGGGTGACCTCGTACACCCTCACCTCGGCAGCGAAGGGTGACGCGCCCGGCGCCTGGGTGCTGGAGGGCCTGGACCGCCACGGGAAGTGGCGGACGCTGGACCGGCGGACGCACGAGACCTTCAGCTGGGACCGGCAAACCCGGATATTCACGGTGAAATCACCTGGGAGCTACCAGCGTTACCGACTGACACCGGCAAACCCTGCCTCCTTGGCGGAGTTCGAGCTGATCGGTCCGAAACGGGCGGTTTTCAGGACCGACTGA